ACGAACTCGCCTGGCTTCAGGCCAACAATTTGTGCGACCATAACAGTCAACAAGGCATAAGAGGCTATGTTGAAAGGCACTCCCAGGAAGATGTCAGCACTGCGTTGATAGAGCTGGCAGCTCAGCTTTCCGTCGGGCGAAACGTAAAACTGGAAAAGCGCATGGCATGGTGGCAGGGCCATTTTGCCTTTGGCGGCATTTTCGTGCGGAGAAATTCCTTCGTCGGGCAGATCGGCGACATTCCAGGCTGAAATAATGTGCCTTCGGCTGAAGGGTTTTTTCTTCAGATTTTCAACAAGTTCGTCGAGTTGGTTAATACGACGCCCGTCCGGAGCCTCCCAGCGGGTCCATTGCGCGCCATAAACCGGGCCGAGGTCACCGGTTTCCGGGTCCTGCCATTCGTCCCAGATACGGACTTTGCGTTCGTTTAGCCAGTGGACATTGGTTTCGCCCTTGAGGAACCAGAGAAGTTCATAAACCACGGATCGCCAATGGATTTTCTTCGTCGTGACCAGAGGAAAGCCTGGTGCCAGCGGATAACGAACCTGGGCACCGAAGACGCTTTTTGTCCCAACGCCGGTGCGGTCGTCACGCTCCAGTCCTTCGTCTCGGACATGGCGAAGTAAATCAAGATAGGTTTTCACGAGGTCAAGATTTGCCCGAATTGACCGACTGTCAACGGCAGGCCGATTGTAGGGTTGAGATTCTCGCAAAAAGAGGTGATATATACTCGAATGAAACCTTTCTTTGTTGCTCTCGTTTGTGGTTCGCTTGCGCTATCCGTCCTGGATGCGGCGCCTCGCCGGGTCGATCTGGGCAAGCGCAGCACTTTGATTGAGCAGGTGACTGAATTCGATGTGGATAGTCCCCGTCCGGACATGAACACCTCGCTCAACGGCAAAACGATGCAGATGAAAGACTGGCATGGCGAATATTCCAGTCTGGGGCGGAAAAAATCCTCTTTAATGAAAAAGGATGCCCCTCTGAATACTGATACAAAAAGAATGGATCGCTTCGAGAAGAAGAATGTTGATCTGAAAGTCTCTTCGAACAGCCGGCGCCGGGCCACGGTCCGTAATTGGAATGACATGAAGGAGCAGGTCATGTCGCATAAGTTTACCCATACCGAGCTCCGTACTCCGGAGAGTCGGCGTTTTCAGGAAATGGTGGACGAAATTTCGCTTCAGGATGTTAACCGCTTCCAGTCCATGCGCAATAAGACAGACGACGGCATCCCTGTTCAGAGAGCCGCCTCTGGTGAACCACTGGCTGTGCCGGAAGAGTGATATAAGAGTGGCGAGGCTGTTGTTTTGCCTCGCCACCTTTAGTTGATGAATTATTCGGGTTAGGGAAGTGTAATGGTACTACTTTCCGTCCATCCAGATGCTTGCCCGGAACTCTTGCGGGCTTTGACCCTAAACTTATAAGTTCCTCCGCTGGTAAGCCCTGTTGCGCTTATGCTAATTCCGCCAGTATAGTTGTTCTGGACAGCACGCCATGAATCTCCAGTAAGCTGCTTTTGGATATCATATTCGACGGCTTCAGTGACCGTATCCCACGAAATGAGGGCCGTTGTGCCATTGGTTGAGCTCGCAGAAACATTCTCCGGGTTGCCAAAGACGCCACTACCGCCTCCGCTGCTGCCACCGCCGTTGGACAGGGTAATCGTATTGCTCTCCGTCCATCCGGATGCCTGTCCTGAGCTTTTGCGTGCTTTAATACGAAAGGTATAAGTTCCGCCATCGGTTAGTCCGCTAATGTCCAGGCTTGTCCCGCCGGTGTAGCCATTCTGGGCAGCGCGCCAGGTGTCCCCATCGAGCAGTTTATGGATGTCGTATGAAACTGCATCTGTCACCGCATCCCAGGTCAGCTGGGCCGTGGTTGAATCTACCGAAGAGGCATTCACATTTTCCGGATCACCAAAGGTGCCACTGCCACCGCCAGAACCACCACCGCCACCGGAAAGTGTAACCGTGTTGCTTTCTGTCCATCCAGATGCCTGGCCTCCGCTTTCGCGTGCTTTGACCCTGAAGGTATAGGTGCCGCCTGCGGTCAGGCCTGTGACGTCGAGGCTGGTTCCGCCAGTATAGGTGTTTTGAGCGGCTCTCCATACATCTCCATCCAGGAGTTTATGGATGTCGTAGGATACTGCACCAGGTACCGCATTCCAGGAAACATTGGCTGACGTACTCGTGAGGCTGTTGGCGACGACATTCGTGGGTGCGCCAAATGCGCCACCTCCACCTGAGCCTGTGTCGTTGATATCACGGCGCCAGAGGCCCATACCACTTGTTGAAATGTAGTGGTAAACTTTGCCGTCGGATTCAAAAACCTTGGCCCGTCTTGATCGTGAGAATACCATTTTCTTGCCTGGGCCGTTGTCATTTGTCCAGTCTTCCCAGGTTACGAATCCACCGGAGAAAGTTCCGCGAAGCACTGCATAGCCGTGGATGTTGGCAGAATCAAATGCTACAAAAACGGAATCGCCATATCCGGCAATGGAGCCAACCGTGAGCAAGTCACCAGTCTCAAACCAGGGTTCCAATGAAGGTGGATGGAGCGAGAGGATATCGTCACGGTCAATGATTTCAGTGAAACCATCAGTTGCATTACTGCCTCCGCGATTCGTTGATACATAAACATTTTCTCCAACACCGATTGCGATGTGAGTTGTGCCGTTATTATCCCATGCATCCAGGTCGGCGCTGCCTGCCATTCCTACTCTTCCGGTGTTGTTGATTTTGGTCCAGGTCGGGCTACCTGAAGTTGCGTTTTCCACACGGTAAGTTCCATCCTGCTGCATAACATATAAAGTGCCTGCTTCATTGGGATCTGCGACCAATCGCTTAACTGATTTATGGGAAACGGCTCCGGATATGCGGACAAAATTTGAGTTGGTTCCTCCAGCAACGGCGACGATGTTATCGTGACGATAAACTCCGTGTTGAGTTCCGACATATATTCGTCCAATCGAGAATGGGTCATTGACGATTGAGAAAACCCGTGAACCTTGGCCTCCGTTATGATTCATTCCATTGATCCCAGTGGTGTCTCCGCCAGCCTTGCGCCAGCTGTTTTGCCAGCCGCTGGTGTCTGACTGCAATCGGCGCACCCAAAGGCGGCCCACATCATTGCCAGTATGATCGCCTCCACCGAATCCGGCAACGCCTCCCATGACGACTACAGGGTAGGGTGATGAGGGGACCACTTCGATGGCGCCGACATCGTTGGTTTGCGCAACATAATCTCTGTGCCAGCTCACGCCATTATTGAAGCTATGGACGAAAGCATTGTCCGCCTGTCCTTGCGCAATGAAAGTTCCGTGTCCATCCATGGACCAATTGAATGTCGATTCGTAACCACGTGTGATATAACCTCCGTCGCTTGTTTTTTCAGTGTAGCGTGGTTCCCATGTTGTCAGAATATTTGCGTTAGGATCTCCGACATAAATACCTTCATCACTGCTAACCCAAACGCGGCGTTGGCTCCAGCTTGCTGGAGTGTAGCCTCTATGCATGGCCTTTGCTTCTGTTTCGCGCCAACCTCCATCATAATTCCAGTTTGACCCGGCAGTCTTTTCAAAGATCTGTGTCCAGGTAGCGGCGTTGGGCGTTGATCCGTTCCAGGTAACATTCGCTTCCCAGAGTCGAGAGGCGCCGCCAACAAAAGACCCACCCATTAGAATATGATGCGAGGAACCAGTGTCGCGAGGATCGATTGATGGCCGCCACCAGCTTTTGCCAGTATTCAGATTTCCAGTGATTTCAGTCCAGCTGATCGGCGAAACCTTACTGGCAAAAAGCCCGAAAGTGGTATTGGAGCCGCTGCTTTTTTGATAAGCTGCGTAGATATACTGACCATTTGGTGAAATGCTTGCTCCACGGCAAACGCCAATCGTGCCGCTTGGGTCGGCAAGTTCTGTCCAGTTGACACCGTGATTGGTTGATTTGAAAAGACCGGCTTCGGCGGCCAGATAAACGTCACCATTCGATGCAACTTCAATCGAGTAAGTTTCCTTGTCTCCATTGCCGGACTTATAGGTTGCTGTTTGCCAGGTGACACCACGGTCATGCGAGTAGGCGACTTTGCGTGGACCATTGGCGGAGTTTTGCGGTGTCGTTTTATTGAGACGGTCATCGCGATTGTTCCAGCCATGACCTGCATATACTTTGTTAACATCATTTGGGTTTACCGCAATGGATGTTACTGTGCCTCGGTCTGTGGTTGGTCGAAAGAATTCTACGTAACTCCAGGTCTGTCCACCGTCGTTTGAGATTTCCAAGCCATAAAGACCGCCGTTGTAAACGCGGTTAGAGTTTCCGGGCTCAACCACAGAAACAAACTGGTGCAGGTGCTTTTGCTTATCGGCGCCTGTGTTTTCCCAGGTGAGGCCGTTGTCAGTTGAGATACTTGTGCCCTCCATATCGGAATTAAAGAAGAGCTTTCCGTTTTGATTAGGATCGAAGGATATGCCTTGAACCTGGCCGCCTCCGCCAGGATGCATGACTTCCCAGCCTGCGCTCTGGACGCTGATTGGGAGTATTGCCGTTGTGAAAGCCAGGATGGCTTTAAGTCGGTTTGGGGATTTTATTTGAGGGATTTTTCGCAACATACTTGGTTTCATTTTTGGGGTCCGATTTCTTGTGTTGAGGTATTTTTAGTCAATTTAGGCATCGATGTCACTTTGGGGAATTGGAACTTTCGAGGTCGTGAAAAAGGGCAAGCAGGGTAGGGCTGAAGAGGATTTTGCCAGGGTAGTGGACTTTTTTGAGGAAAATTGTATTTGACTACGATGTCAATTATCAGTGTTGGTTCGTTGTTTTTTAGCATTTTTTTTACAATTTTGAATATCATCGAAGGCCTTTATATCTTTCATTTATTAAGCTAGGGCTAGTGTTTGGATGATTTTGTCATCGATGTCGTTTTTGTCTTGCAAATGAGACATTCTTTTGAAAACTTATGCCTAAATTTCAATGGTAGAAGAACGCCCCAATATTCTCTTTGTTTTTACTGATCAGCAGCGATTTGACGCGATTGGTGCGCTAGGGAGCTCTCTTTTGAAGACGCCTCATTTGGATGAATGGGTGCAGTCCGGAGTGACGTTCACGCGCGCTTATACGCCTTGTCCAGTTTGCGTGCCTGCGCGTTGCTCGCTCGTTACGGGTCGCCCTGCGCATGAGACCGGAGTTGTTGATAATGCAAGTATGCCGTTCTCCGAGCAGACCTTTATGGCGAGACTCTCTGATGCGGGATATCAAACGCATGGAGTTGGCAAAATGCACTTTGACCCGGATTACAGAAGTATGTGGGGTTTCGAAAGCCGTGACATTTCTGAGGAGGGTAAGCCTGACACAGATTACATGGAGTTCCTTAGGGATGCAGGCTATTCGCATGTCGATTCACCGATGGGATTGCGTGGTGAGTATTACTATATCCCCCAGCCTTCCCAGCTCCCGCAGGAGCTGCATGAGACACATTGGGTTGCGGATAGAAGCATCGATTTTTTAAATCGTCGTGATCGTGAAAGGCCGTTCTTTCTCTGGACGAGTTTCATCAAACCTCATCCGCCTTTTGAGAATCCGAATCCGTGGTATAATCTTTACAGGGCACGGGAGATGGAAGAACCATTCATCCCTGAGAACAGCCATGAGTTGACGTGTCTCTGGAACGATATTCAGAATCGCTATAAGTATCGTGATGGAGATTACGACCGCCAATTGATGCGGACGATTCGTGCCGCATATTTTGCCTGTATCTCTTTTGTCGATTATCAGATTGGGCGTATTCTGGAGACTTTGGGTGATGATCGTGATAATACGATTATTGTGTTTTCATCAGACCATGGAGAGTTACTGGGAGACTATGGTTGCGTTGGTAAAAGGTGCATGCTGGACCCGGCGGTTCGTATCCCAATGATTGTCGTTGATCCGCGGAAAAAGGAAAGCGCAGGCACCTTGTGCGATAAGCCGGTCAGCTTATTGGATGTGTTCCCGACTTTTTTGAAAGCTGCAGGTCTGGAAGATTATCGTGTGCATGAGGATGGTGATGACTTGCTGGATATCGCAGATGGCATTGTTCCACGCAGTTATACATTTTCACAGTTCTCTGATGCGGCCTATGGCCTTTACATGGTCACAGATGGTGAATGGAAGTACATATACTCTGCACCCGATGAGAAGGAGTGGCTTTTCAGTTTAAACTCCGAAGAACGCGAAGCAACGAATATGGCTGACTCTGATGCAGCTGAATCGGTTAAAGAGCGGCTGCGTGATGCTTTGATTTCGAGATTTCAAGCTGTCGGCTACTCGACAGCTGTCGACGGTGATAAATGGAGAATTTATGGTAAGACGGTATTAGCCGATGATCCGGACTATGGTTTGTTGCAGCAGGACATGCCTTTTCTACAGAATCGAATCGACGAACTCGGCCCCGATTATGCCAGAAATGTGACGCTTTCCGATGAGGATAGCTACCGAATTCTTTGTGACCATTCCAACCCCCAGGTTCCGCCCATGCCTGTGCGTTCTTTGGACAAAATCGAGCAGAAATAATGTATGCACCATTTATCTCTTAGTTATACACAGCCGATTCCTAACGCATCGGCTATTTGATCCGATACCAATTTAAGAATACAACCCCCGAAAGTAAGATCGGAATGAATCCGATATCTCAGAAAACACGTCCTTCGAAAAAAGGCTTTGCTCTCGTTGTTGCAATGACCTTGGTTTCGTTTGTTATCCTGATGCTCCTCAGCCTTGGGGCGATGGTGAGTGTTGAGCTTTCGTTGGCTGGTCAAAACAGCATGCGTGAACAAGCGCGTATTAATGCGCTTACGGGTTTGTCGATTGCCCTTGGCGAACTGCAAGTTGCTGCTGGTGATGACCAGCGAGTCACTGCTGCGGCCGATATCCTTTCCTCCCGCCAAGCGATAGCTGACGATAGAAAAATGATCACTGGTGTCTGGAAGACAGGTGATTATTCAGGAGCCGCAGGTCCTCATCTAACAATGACTGAGCGTTGGAATTGGTCCGTCGGCAACGATTCTACAGTGCTAACCAATGGTGAATGGGCAAACGGGCCCCGCTGGTTGGTTTCATCAGAAAAACCCATAACGAATTTGTCGACCCAGAGTTGGGATTCGCTTTCCCCAACCCTCAAGACCGCTTCCATGATCATTTCGGAAAGCCGGAATGCAGCCGGTGCTCCTTCGGGCACACGTGTTGAGACGCTTGCGGGTATTGTGCCCTTGGAGGATGCCAATGGCTCGATCGAGGGAGGCTATGCCTGGTGGATTGGTGATGAAGGGATCAAGGCGAAGGTGAATCCCAGTGGTGCTTTCCCTGAAGAAGATTTAGTCAAGGAGCGATTGCTCAATGCCTCCCGGGGGCCGAATGTTATTCTTTCTGCCTGGGACGGTCTTGAGGGTTTTTCCGCAGAAAATGCTCAAGAAGCTTTTGCCAGAAGTGACTCGCCGGTTGATCTTTTTGAAAGTGGCGGTCTCACGAATGATGCTGCAAGCAGCCTGGCACCTCGGTATTATGATCATTGGACATCCTCCAGTTTTGGACTGCTTAGCAATACGCGAGATGGAGGTCTGAAAAAAGACCTTACGCGCGGCCTCGGCGATGAGTTTCCGGAAACCATGGCTGGTCGTACACTCTGGTGGTTCCGTGAATCCGGTGGCAAGTATATGAAGGGCCCGTTATGGGATGTGGTATATTCCTATGCCAACCTCTATCGCGATAAGATGCCATGGATTGCTTCGCTCGGTCTCCAAAATGACGGGAAACAGGTTGTTCATTACTCTAATACTGCTTTACCATACACATATGAGAGCAATCGTTTGATGAATCGTGGGCCGCGCGGTGTATCGGATCCGCAAAAAAGCTCTGCATCGTTGGAACCGCGTAGTCCCGTGCCTTATGCTGATTCTGAAAAGGCATTCTTGGTTACGGACGATACATTAAGTGCTTATACCCTCAATTCTCGCTGGCTGTATCAAGATAATGATACAGATGCTGGAGATCGGATTCCCTTCAAAGATTCGGAGCCTCCAAGTTTTTCAAAGAAATCTGAAGGGATTCAACATGTCGTGTCTCCCGTTGTTCTTGGTGTGGTTGCAAAGATTTCATTGGCCTCTGCAAAGGTGTCAGATGTTTGGGACCTTGACCTTGATGTTTCGGAAAATTCAAAGAAGCCGCCACCATACTGGAATAGGAGTAACATTGCTTCAGCGCTCAATTTTAACCCATTAACTAATCCTACAGCTAAAGACTCTTTAGATAAACTTGCTTTTGAGTTAAGAAATGGTGAGCCAACGGAACAGTCCTTCTATGCTAAGATGGACTCACATTACGTTCTGCACGTTATCGTCGATCCGCATGTCATTATATGGAATCCGTATAACATAGATTTGGAAGGTTTTAGCTCTGAGGTCCGATGGTTTCCTGGCTACCGAATGAATAATGTTAGCCCGAATTTTGATAATTTGGATTGGAAAATTGAGACTTCCGATGGCCCGCTCTTAGTCAAAGCCAATGGTGATAGCTCTGCTGGTAGAGAGTTTTTCTCGTTGGGTGGATTGATGCGCTCCTACGACCGTGATGCTGGGGTTAACACCAATAATGGTTTAAAGTTAGAGTTTGATATGCCAGTTGGCCAAACATTGGGAGCGGGTGAGATACGCGCATTTTCCATGAGTTCGTTTTCAGATACTGCTCGGAGTGGAAATATTATTTCTCTTCAGGGAGATGAAGGGGCCAGCTCTCTTTCTGGTGTTATCAGTAGTCCGCTTTATGCTGAGCCCATTCCTGAGGGAACCAAGATATTCGGGATCGAGCTTAAGACCGAATTGGATAACGATGTTTACACGAGAGAGTCCTGGGAGATCCAACCTTGGATTGGCCGAATCAATGCTGACACTGCAGATCTGGAAAACCCTGATGGTGGCAATCGGCGGGCACGAATGGTTTCATCCTCAATTCCTGAGGTTGATATCGGATCATCTGTCGTGCGATACTATGGGGAGCCGCCTCTTTATGAGGAGGCACCGCTGGTTGAGGAATTGAATTTTACGCTCGGGGTCGACCATAACTATGTTTATGCGCGTCCTAATAATGATGTAGGCCGTAAACCTTACAACAGCATTGATCGTTATCGTCCATTGATTGAGCACGCGATCGACACTTATAACGTGGCTTATCTTTCAGCTTTTGTTCAGCCCGCAAATTTATCTTCTGATAGAGGCCTGCCATTGATTGCCCAGTTTAATCCGGCGCCTTTAGCTTTTCTGGAAACGACAAAGCAGAACAGCAACGCATTTCTGTGGAAGATGGAGCTGCTCGATCCAGCATCGGCTGAGAGCCTCCCGGGACTTATCTCTGTCATCAATGGAATTCCTGGATGGGGTGCCGATTTTGGCTTGAACGGGGAACAGAATATCGCGCTTTTCGATATACCTCGTTATCCGCTTCAGTCTTTGGGAGCTCTAATGCACGCAAATCTTGGGCAGTATGATGTAAACCCTACCTATGCAGTTGGATCGGGTTATGCCAACCCGCTGGTGCCTACGGATCGTCATTATGTGACTCGTGATTTTCAAACTGTTGATGACGCCCAGCTTCGGCGTTTTTATCTGCCTGATGTGAGTTATCTGCTAAATGAAGGAATCTTTGATGAATATTTCTTCTCAACAATTCCCGAGGATACCGGTGGAAATCGAGGCTTTCGTGATAAGAGTCGAACACCTCCTTTTGGGGTCGATTTTGATGAAGATTATTTAATCACCGATGGTGCTTTACCAAATCCGCGTATGACGATTGTTTCGGGAGAGACCAGTCCTGATGAACTGAGGGATTTTGATGAGGCCGCCAGGCATTTGATGGTCGATGGGGCCTTCAACGTAAATTCAACATCAAAGCCGGCATGGAAAGCATTTCTTAGTGGATTAAATTCACTCAAGATTGAAAGCATTGCAAGCGGAGTGAAGACACATGCATCGAACTTTCCTCAGATGCGTTCATCATTGCCCTACGCCCATGACTCCCAGACTTGGAATGGATACAAAGCACTTTCAGAAACGGAATTGGATTCATTGGCTGAAGCGATTGTTGCTGAAGTACGCTTGCGTGGTCCGTTCCTCTCAATGAGCGATTTTGTGAATCGGCGGCTGGTCGACAATGAAACCGGCAAAGTTGCAGCACTCCAAGGTGCGATTGATAAAACAGTCAACGCTGTTGTGGATAATTTAGGTGGAGAAGTCGCCTATGAGCCAACAGGTGATTGGGCTGGGAATTTTGATTCAAGCGTGTTGGCAAGTAAGCAGGGCGCCGGTGCTCCAGGCTGGTTGTTACAGCAGGATATTTTGAAAACCATGGCACCTGTAATGACGGCTCGTTCGGATACTTTTACGATTCGCGCATATGGTTCTACCGTGAATCCATTGAGTGGGAAAGTGGATGCGGAAGTTTGGTGCGAAGCACTCGTTCAGCGTTATCCGGATTATGTGGAAGAAGCTGATGGAACTCGAAGTGATCCCACTCAGCCCGTTTGGACGAAAGAGTGGGGTGACAATCATGAATGGGAGGCATCAATCAATGACCAGGTTGGTGATCTGGCTGCACAATTCGGTCGTGAATTCAGAAT
The Rubellicoccus peritrichatus DNA segment above includes these coding regions:
- a CDS encoding thymidylate synthase — encoded protein: MKTYLDLLRHVRDEGLERDDRTGVGTKSVFGAQVRYPLAPGFPLVTTKKIHWRSVVYELLWFLKGETNVHWLNERKVRIWDEWQDPETGDLGPVYGAQWTRWEAPDGRRINQLDELVENLKKKPFSRRHIISAWNVADLPDEGISPHENAAKGKMALPPCHALFQFYVSPDGKLSCQLYQRSADIFLGVPFNIASYALLTVMVAQIVGLKPGEFVHTFGDLHIYKNHFDQVEEQLSREPKPLPQVKLNPEIKKLEDFDYEDIELINYDPHPAIKAPIAV
- a CDS encoding fibronectin type III domain-containing protein, translating into MKPSMLRKIPQIKSPNRLKAILAFTTAILPISVQSAGWEVMHPGGGGQVQGISFDPNQNGKLFFNSDMEGTSISTDNGLTWENTGADKQKHLHQFVSVVEPGNSNRVYNGGLYGLEISNDGGQTWSYVEFFRPTTDRGTVTSIAVNPNDVNKVYAGHGWNNRDDRLNKTTPQNSANGPRKVAYSHDRGVTWQTATYKSGNGDKETYSIEVASNGDVYLAAEAGLFKSTNHGVNWTELADPSGTIGVCRGASISPNGQYIYAAYQKSSGSNTTFGLFASKVSPISWTEITGNLNTGKSWWRPSIDPRDTGSSHHILMGGSFVGGASRLWEANVTWNGSTPNAATWTQIFEKTAGSNWNYDGGWRETEAKAMHRGYTPASWSQRRVWVSSDEGIYVGDPNANILTTWEPRYTEKTSDGGYITRGYESTFNWSMDGHGTFIAQGQADNAFVHSFNNGVSWHRDYVAQTNDVGAIEVVPSSPYPVVVMGGVAGFGGGDHTGNDVGRLWVRRLQSDTSGWQNSWRKAGGDTTGINGMNHNGGQGSRVFSIVNDPFSIGRIYVGTQHGVYRHDNIVAVAGGTNSNFVRISGAVSHKSVKRLVADPNEAGTLYVMQQDGTYRVENATSGSPTWTKINNTGRVGMAGSADLDAWDNNGTTHIAIGVGENVYVSTNRGGSNATDGFTEIIDRDDILSLHPPSLEPWFETGDLLTVGSIAGYGDSVFVAFDSANIHGYAVLRGTFSGGFVTWEDWTNDNGPGKKMVFSRSRRAKVFESDGKVYHYISTSGMGLWRRDINDTGSGGGGAFGAPTNVVANSLTSTSANVSWNAVPGAVSYDIHKLLDGDVWRAAQNTYTGGTSLDVTGLTAGGTYTFRVKARESGGQASGWTESNTVTLSGGGGGSGGGSGTFGDPENVNASSVDSTTAQLTWDAVTDAVSYDIHKLLDGDTWRAAQNGYTGGTSLDISGLTDGGTYTFRIKARKSSGQASGWTESNTITLSNGGGSSGGGSGVFGNPENVSASSTNGTTALISWDTVTEAVEYDIQKQLTGDSWRAVQNNYTGGISISATGLTSGGTYKFRVKARKSSGQASGWTESSTITLP
- a CDS encoding sulfatase family protein is translated as MVEERPNILFVFTDQQRFDAIGALGSSLLKTPHLDEWVQSGVTFTRAYTPCPVCVPARCSLVTGRPAHETGVVDNASMPFSEQTFMARLSDAGYQTHGVGKMHFDPDYRSMWGFESRDISEEGKPDTDYMEFLRDAGYSHVDSPMGLRGEYYYIPQPSQLPQELHETHWVADRSIDFLNRRDRERPFFLWTSFIKPHPPFENPNPWYNLYRAREMEEPFIPENSHELTCLWNDIQNRYKYRDGDYDRQLMRTIRAAYFACISFVDYQIGRILETLGDDRDNTIIVFSSDHGELLGDYGCVGKRCMLDPAVRIPMIVVDPRKKESAGTLCDKPVSLLDVFPTFLKAAGLEDYRVHEDGDDLLDIADGIVPRSYTFSQFSDAAYGLYMVTDGEWKYIYSAPDEKEWLFSLNSEEREATNMADSDAAESVKERLRDALISRFQAVGYSTAVDGDKWRIYGKTVLADDPDYGLLQQDMPFLQNRIDELGPDYARNVTLSDEDSYRILCDHSNPQVPPMPVRSLDKIEQK